Proteins encoded by one window of Gambusia affinis linkage group LG17, SWU_Gaff_1.0, whole genome shotgun sequence:
- the smad4a gene encoding mothers against decapentaplegic homolog 4a isoform X2 produces MSITNTPTSNDACLSIVHSLMCHRQGGESESFAKRAIESLVKKLKEKKDELDSLITAITTNGAHPSKCVTIQRTLDGRLQVAGRKGFPHVVYARLWRWPDLHKNELKHVKYCQYAFDLKCDSVCVNPYHYERVVSPGIGPLIVKDEFDYENQQSHSSSESHLQTIQHPPSRPVPPDTFSNNPLLPPSEGSTSASSSAFSTISAGPSNPTPNWSRNSSFPPAVPQHQNGHLQHHPPMPHTGHYWPVTNEIAFQPPISNHPAPEYWCSIAYFEMDVQVGETFKVPSTCPIVTVDGYVDPSGGDRFCLGQLSNVHRTENIERARLHIGKGVQLECKGEGDVWVRCLSDHAVFVQSYYLDREAGRAPGDAVHKIYPSAYIKVFDLRQCHRQMQQQAATAQAAAAAQAAAVAGNIPGPGSVGGIAPAISLSAAAGIGVDDLRRLCILRMSFVKGWGPDYPRQSIKETPCWIEIHLHRALQLLDEVLHTMPIADPQPLD; encoded by the exons ATGTCAATCACAAACACTCCTACAAGCAACGATGCTTGCCTGAGCATCGTGCACAGCCTCATGTGCCACCGGCAGGGAGGGGAAAGTGAAAGCTTTGCAAAGCGGGCCATTGAGAGTCTTGTCAAGaagctgaaggagaagaaggatgAGCTGGATTCTCTAATTACTGCCATCACCACAAACGGGGCTCATCCTAGCAAGTGCGTAACCATACAGCGAACTTTGGACGGACGCCTACAG GTTGCAGGGCGTAAAGGTTTCCCCCATGTCGTCTATGCCAGACTGTGGCGATGGCCAGACCTCCACAAGAATGAGTTAAAACATGTGAAGTACTGCCAGTATGCCTTTGACCTGAAATGTGACAGTGTCTGTGTCAACCCATACCACTACGAGAGGGTCGTTTCTCCAGGAATTG GTCCTCTTATAGTGAAAGACGAGTTTGATTATGAAAACCAGCAGTCGCACTCCAGCTCTGAAAGCCACCTGCAGACAATCCAGCACCCTCCATCGAGGCCTGTCCCCCCGGATACGTTCAGCAACAACCCCCTACTGCCCCCATCGGAGGGCAGCACTTCagcttcctcttctgctttctCCACCATTAGTGCTGGACCTTCAA ATCCCACTCcgaactggagcagaaacagcagcttcCCCCCAGCGGTGCCACAACACCAGAATGGGCATCTACAGCATCACCCCCCGATGCCTCACACAGGCCATTACT GGCCTGTTACCAATGAAATTGCATTCCAACCGCCTATATCCAACCACCCAG CTCCGGAATACTGGTGCTCCATTGCGTATTTTGAGATGGATGTCCAGGTTGGTGAGACTTTTAAGGTGCCGTCCACATGTCCGATAGTCACTGTGGACGGTTACGTGGATCCATCAGGAGGAGATCGCTTCTGCCTGGGCCAGCTGAGCAATGTCCACAGGACAGAGAACATTGAGAGAGCAAG gCTTCACATCGGCAAAGGTGTGCAGCTGGAATGCAAAGGTGAAGGGGACGTGTGGGTGCGCTGTTTGAGCGATCATGCAGTGTTCGTTCAGAGCTACTATCTGGATCGAGAAGCCGGGCGCGCCCCGGGCGACGCCGTTCATAAAATCTACCCCAGTGCTTACATCAAG GTGTTCGACCTGCGCCAGTGCCACAGGCAGATGCAGCAGCAGGCGGCGACGGCgcaggcagcagctgcagctcaggcAGCAGCCGTGGCTGGGAACATCCCGGGCCCGGGCTCAGTGGGAGGCATCGCCCCTGCCATCA GTTTGTCTGCCGCGGCGGGAATCGGAGTCGACGACCTGCGCAGGCTGTGCATTTTGCGCATGAGCTTTGTGAAAGGCTGGGGGCCCGACTACCCGCGGCAAAGCATCAAGGAGACCCCCTGCTGGATCGAAATCCATCTACACCGAGCTCTGCAGCTTCTTGACGAAGTTCTGCACACCATGCCCATAGCTGACCCTCAACCTCTTGATTGA
- the LOC122819502 gene encoding bone morphogenetic protein 10-like, whose amino-acid sequence MTTLVFSNLGFLNIVIAALTGLSRSSPIKSAETYHRTSVSMDVINSPLHSAQDFLSQFLSTLNLTRLRSQPWTPTAQKEPLPEYMLELYNRFANDRTAMPSANIVRSFKNEDSSPRSIRAIGVCIHPLLFNISMPHYEHVTMAELRLFMLVRKAQRPHAGFRCKVTIYKKHDGVVWTKEVGKEGRERDKEEGKAMKDLEELVTKHIHAKDNSWVSFDLTHVVTLWRKSGCTTHRLEVRIESLGADEEGTIREAMESGKSVSQVDIDRNVEGQHNPVIIVFSDDQTRDHKEDRQELSQMIKLENDLPDNVIISQKSIHDRANPNSDHPEQDELDHQSALEVRSNLIYDTPPRIRRSANTESCRRSPLFVDFKDIGWDSWIIQPLGYEAYKCNGVCSPPMTSEVSPTKHAIVQTLLSLRRPERASAACCVPTKLEPISLLYHDNGVVTFNHKYEGMVVAECGCR is encoded by the exons ATGACCACTTTGGTTTTCTCAAACCTTGGGTTCCTAAATATTGTGATTGCGGCGTTAACTGGCTTGAGCCGCAGCAGTCCAATCAAGTCTGCAGAGACTTACCACAGGACATCTGTCAGCATGGATGTGATCAACAGTCCTCTCCACAGTGCACAGGACTTTTTGAGCCAGTTTCTATCAACACTGAACCTCACCAGGCTAAGGTCCCAGCCTTGGACACCTACAGCCCAGAAAGAGCCACTTCCAGAGTATATGCTGGAGCTCTACAACCGATTTGCCAATGACCGCACTGCAATGCCGTCTGCCAACATTGTGCGCAGTTTCAAGAATGAAG ATTCTTCCCCCCGAAGTATAAGAGCCATTGGTGTATGCATACATCCCCTTCTATTCAATATCTCTATGCCACACTATGAGCATGTTACAATGGCTGAGCTTCGACTCTTCATGCTTGTGCGGAAGGCCCAAAGACCACATGCCGGTTTCAGATGCAAGGTGACAATCTACAAAAAACATGATGGCGTTGTTTGGACAAAAGAGGTGGGGAAagaagggagagagagggatAAAGAGGAGGGGAAGGCGATGAAGGATTTGGAGGAACTGGTGACAAAGCATATCCATGCCAAAGATAATAGCTGGGTGTCATTTGACCTCACTCATGTGGTGACACTTTGGCGGAAGTCAGGGTGCACAACTCATAGACTGGAGGTTCGCATTGAAAGCCTGGGGGCAGACGAGGAAGGGACCATTAGAGAAGCAATGGAAAGTGGCAAAAGTGTGTCACAGGTAGACATTGACAGGAACGTGGAGGGCCAACACAATCCAGTGATAATTGTGTTCTCAGATGACCAGACCAGAGATCACAAAGAAGACAGACAAGAGCTAAGTCAGATGATTAAGCTTGAGAATGACCTTCCTGATAACGTGATAATAAGCCAGAAATCTATTCATGACCGTGCAAATCCCAACTCTGACCACCCTGAACAGGATGAGCTGGACCACCAGTCTGCCTTGGAGGTGCGGTCCAATCTTATCTATGACACGCCTCCTCGAATCCGCCGCAGCGCCAACACCGAGTCATGCAGGCGGTCGCCcctttttgtggattttaaagACATCGGCTGGGACTCGTGGATTATCCAGCCTTTGGGGTATGAAGCGTACAAATGCAATGGCGTGTGCAGCCCACCCATGACCTCAGAGGTTTCTCCCACCAAGCATGCCATAGTGCAGACTCTTCTGAGCCTCAGGCGCCCCGAAAGAGCATCTGCTGCCTGCTGTGTTCCCACAAAGCTGGAGCCAATCTCCCTCCTTTATCACGACAATGGAGTGGTTACCTTCAACCACAAGTATGAGGggatggtggtggcagaatgTGGCTGCAGATAA
- the smad4a gene encoding mothers against decapentaplegic homolog 4a isoform X1, with the protein MSITNTPTSNDACLSIVHSLMCHRQGGESESFAKRAIESLVKKLKEKKDELDSLITAITTNGAHPSKCVTIQRTLDGRLQVAGRKGFPHVVYARLWRWPDLHKNELKHVKYCQYAFDLKCDSVCVNPYHYERVVSPGIDLSTLTLSNSGPLIVKDEFDYENQQSHSSSESHLQTIQHPPSRPVPPDTFSNNPLLPPSEGSTSASSSAFSTISAGPSNPTPNWSRNSSFPPAVPQHQNGHLQHHPPMPHTGHYWPVTNEIAFQPPISNHPAPEYWCSIAYFEMDVQVGETFKVPSTCPIVTVDGYVDPSGGDRFCLGQLSNVHRTENIERARLHIGKGVQLECKGEGDVWVRCLSDHAVFVQSYYLDREAGRAPGDAVHKIYPSAYIKVFDLRQCHRQMQQQAATAQAAAAAQAAAVAGNIPGPGSVGGIAPAISLSAAAGIGVDDLRRLCILRMSFVKGWGPDYPRQSIKETPCWIEIHLHRALQLLDEVLHTMPIADPQPLD; encoded by the exons ATGTCAATCACAAACACTCCTACAAGCAACGATGCTTGCCTGAGCATCGTGCACAGCCTCATGTGCCACCGGCAGGGAGGGGAAAGTGAAAGCTTTGCAAAGCGGGCCATTGAGAGTCTTGTCAAGaagctgaaggagaagaaggatgAGCTGGATTCTCTAATTACTGCCATCACCACAAACGGGGCTCATCCTAGCAAGTGCGTAACCATACAGCGAACTTTGGACGGACGCCTACAG GTTGCAGGGCGTAAAGGTTTCCCCCATGTCGTCTATGCCAGACTGTGGCGATGGCCAGACCTCCACAAGAATGAGTTAAAACATGTGAAGTACTGCCAGTATGCCTTTGACCTGAAATGTGACAGTGTCTGTGTCAACCCATACCACTACGAGAGGGTCGTTTCTCCAGGAATTG ACTTATCAACATTGACCCTTTCAAATTCAG GTCCTCTTATAGTGAAAGACGAGTTTGATTATGAAAACCAGCAGTCGCACTCCAGCTCTGAAAGCCACCTGCAGACAATCCAGCACCCTCCATCGAGGCCTGTCCCCCCGGATACGTTCAGCAACAACCCCCTACTGCCCCCATCGGAGGGCAGCACTTCagcttcctcttctgctttctCCACCATTAGTGCTGGACCTTCAA ATCCCACTCcgaactggagcagaaacagcagcttcCCCCCAGCGGTGCCACAACACCAGAATGGGCATCTACAGCATCACCCCCCGATGCCTCACACAGGCCATTACT GGCCTGTTACCAATGAAATTGCATTCCAACCGCCTATATCCAACCACCCAG CTCCGGAATACTGGTGCTCCATTGCGTATTTTGAGATGGATGTCCAGGTTGGTGAGACTTTTAAGGTGCCGTCCACATGTCCGATAGTCACTGTGGACGGTTACGTGGATCCATCAGGAGGAGATCGCTTCTGCCTGGGCCAGCTGAGCAATGTCCACAGGACAGAGAACATTGAGAGAGCAAG gCTTCACATCGGCAAAGGTGTGCAGCTGGAATGCAAAGGTGAAGGGGACGTGTGGGTGCGCTGTTTGAGCGATCATGCAGTGTTCGTTCAGAGCTACTATCTGGATCGAGAAGCCGGGCGCGCCCCGGGCGACGCCGTTCATAAAATCTACCCCAGTGCTTACATCAAG GTGTTCGACCTGCGCCAGTGCCACAGGCAGATGCAGCAGCAGGCGGCGACGGCgcaggcagcagctgcagctcaggcAGCAGCCGTGGCTGGGAACATCCCGGGCCCGGGCTCAGTGGGAGGCATCGCCCCTGCCATCA GTTTGTCTGCCGCGGCGGGAATCGGAGTCGACGACCTGCGCAGGCTGTGCATTTTGCGCATGAGCTTTGTGAAAGGCTGGGGGCCCGACTACCCGCGGCAAAGCATCAAGGAGACCCCCTGCTGGATCGAAATCCATCTACACCGAGCTCTGCAGCTTCTTGACGAAGTTCTGCACACCATGCCCATAGCTGACCCTCAACCTCTTGATTGA